In Erigeron canadensis isolate Cc75 chromosome 7, C_canadensis_v1, whole genome shotgun sequence, one DNA window encodes the following:
- the LOC122609061 gene encoding protein ALP1-like, with protein sequence MNQGLQVPYGCYYLSDSGYCNANGFLTPYRGQRYHLKEFDGHRPETPQEYFNMKHFKARNVIERCFGLLKGRWKILASPSFFSIQTQVRIIMACCLLHNLIRKYMSHDPQEDEEEEEEKESGSEDESEDVEYVTNISPSDEWSEFRNNMSTNMFNEWRNR encoded by the coding sequence ATGAATCAAGGTCTACAAGTCCCATACGGTTGTTATTATTTATCTGATTCTGGTTATTGCAATGCAAATGGCTTTCTTACTCCTTATCGAGGACAACGATATCATCTTAAGGAGTTTGATGGTCATCGACCAGAGACTCCTCAGGAATATTTCAACATGAAACACTTTAAAGCAAGGAATGTGATTGAGAGATGTTTTGGATTGTTAAAAGGAAGATGGAAGATCCTTGCATCCCCTTCATTCTTCTCAATCCAAACTCAAGTTCGAATTATCATGGCATGCTGTTTGTTACATAACTTGATTCGTAAATATATGAGCCATGATCCCCAAGAagatgaagaggaagaagaagaaaaagaatcagGATCGGAGGACGAAAGTGAAGATGTGGAATATGTTACCAACATCAGTCCAAGTGACGAGTGGTCGGAATTTAGAAATAACATGTCAACCAATATGTTCAATGAATGGAGAAATAGATAA
- the LOC122606966 gene encoding probable cinnamyl alcohol dehydrogenase 1: MTSDTGNENCIGWAARDPSGCLSPYKFNRRDVLVDDVSLTITHCGVCYADVAWTRNIQGHSKYPLVPGHEIVGIVKEVGSNVQRFKIGDHVGVGTYVNSCRECEYCDDGLEVQCLNGAVLTFDGIDTDGTITKGGYSSYVVVHERYCHRIPGNYPLASAAPLLCAGITVWTPMIHHKMNQPGKSLGVIGLGGLGHMAVKFGKSFGLKVTVFSTSLSKRHEALNLLEADNFIISTNEQEMKAMEKSFDFLINTSSADIPFDQYLSLLKSGGTLALVGFPREVKFNPGSLILGMRNISGSVTGGTKQTQAMLDYCAAHQIYPNIDIIPIQYANEALERLIKKDVKYRFVIDIANSLK, translated from the exons ATGACTTCTGATACTGGTAATGAGAACTGTATTGGGTGGGCAGCAAGAGATCCTTCCGGATGTCTATCACCTTACAAATTCAACCGCAG GGATGTCCTGGTTGACGATGTTTCACTAACCATCACCCACTGTGGAGTCTGTTATGCGGATGTTGCATGGACAAGGAATATACAAGGGCACTCCAAGTATCCTCTGGTTCCTGG TCATGAGATTGTTGGAATTGTCAAAGAGGTTGGTTCAAATGTTCAACGCTTCAAGATTGGCGATCATGTTGGAGTAGGCACCTATGTCAATTCTTGTAGAGAGTGCGAGTATTGTGATGATGGGCTTGAAGTCCAGTGCTTAAATGGAGCTGTACTCACATTTGATGGAATCGACACTGATGGCACAATAACGAAAGGAGGATATTCATCATATGTTGTTGTTCACGAAAG ATACTGCCATAGAATACCAGGAAACTACCCATTAGCTTCTGCAGCTCCTTTGCTATGTGCTGGAATCACTGTATGGACACCGATGATACACCATAAAATGAACCAGCCTGGTAAATCTTTAGGTGTTATCGGGCTTGGTGGTCTTGGACACATGGCCGTGAAGTTTGGGAAATCATTTGGACTAAAGGTAACGGTTTTCAGCACTAGTTTGTCTAAAAGACATGAAGCATTGAATTTGTTGGAAGCAGACAATTTTATCATCTCGACCAATGAACAGGAGATGAAG GCAATGGAAAAATCTTTTGACTTCCTTATTAATACGTCTTCTGCTGATATTCCGTTTGATCAGTACCTATCATTGCTGAAGAGTGGAGGTACACTAGCTTTGGTGGGTTTCCCACGTGAAGTGAAGTTCAATCCAGGAAGCCTTATTCTAG GCATGAGAAACATATCGGGAAGTGTAACAGGCGGTACAAAACAGACTCAGGCAATGTTGGACTATTGTGCAGCCCATCAGATCTACCCAAATATTGATATTATTCCTATTCAGTATGCAAACGAGGCTCTTGAGAGGTTAATTAAGAAGGATGTCAAGTATCGTTTTGTGATTGATATTGCAAACTCCCTAAAGTAA